A single window of Liolophura sinensis isolate JHLJ2023 chromosome 6, CUHK_Ljap_v2, whole genome shotgun sequence DNA harbors:
- the LOC135467423 gene encoding serine protease 44-like, which yields MFKLTFWRCPVRTIISLLIVFSPSSVLRVNSQLPCPDHDTKYVRDPDDCTRYVVCVNGRAFVMPPCTASTIWSNTLRACVHSGSAHDDCTYGVPESQTGTTEKDTDYPTTRAATPTREVSQITTKNYWTSSIYFPTTTRSPPLPTTTAPPPPITSAPAPPEPSATPWSDQGSLRGRCGIARTPYIIGGSPSSQGVWPWQVSLQVRSDVLAHRCGGVLVTSQWVLTAAHCVYGIFSAPPLYVAVIGEYNLVEHSGDEQYRGVEKIIRHHDYTAEGGYPNDIALVKLSHSIDGQYSAILPACIPFQGEEYTYQDNCFITGWGETEGHTDRRILHELPIQIRSRDYCRKVWGDTYVEHSHICVGDGDTGACQGDSGGPLVCRRRGRYYVAGLASWAVVGCRRAGYPNAFTRVSNFVTWIEETIERN from the exons ATGTTCAAACTGACGTTCTGGAGATGCCCCGTCAGGACTATCATCTCCCTGCTCATCGTCTTCTCGCCCTCCAGTGTGCTCCGTGTTAACTCACAGCTTCCTTGCCCGGATCATGACACCAAGTATGTCCGGGACCCGGACGATTGCACCCGCTATGTGGTCTGTGTGAACGGGCGAGCGTTCGTTATGCCGCCCTGCACTGCTTCCACGATTTGGTCCAACACCCTTCGGGCCTGTGTCCACTCGGGGTCGGCTCACGATGACTGTACGTACGGGGTCCCGGAATCGCAGACCGGAACTACCGAGAAGGACACGGACTACCCTACCACCAGGGCGGCCACACCCACCCGGGAAGTTTCGCAAATAACGACGAAAAATTACTGGACGTCTTCAATATATTTTCCCACGACGACCCGATCACCACCCCTACCGACGACCACTGCCCCTCCCCCACCCATCACGTCTGCCCcggccccacccgagccatcaGCCACGCCCTGGTCGGATCAGGGCAGCTTAAGAG GCAGATGTGGCATCGCTCGCACTCCTTACATCATCGGCGGCAGTCCGTCATCACAGGGAGTCTGGCCGTGGCAGGTGTCTCTTCAGGTGCGCAGTGACGTCTTAGCTCATCGCTGTGGTGGTGTGCTGGTCACCTCACAGTGGGTACTCACCGCCGCTCACTGTGTGTATGG catttttagtGCGCCGCCCTTGTATGTTGCTGTGATTGGAGAGTACAACTTGGTGGAGCATTCTGGAGACGAACAATACCGAGGCGTGGAGAAGATAATCCGG CACCATGACTACACGGCAGAGGGAGGCTATCCTAACGACATCGCTCTCGTGAAACTCTCGCATTCTATCGATGGTCAGTACTCGGCCATTCTCCCCGCGTGTATCCCGTTCCAGGGTGAGGAGTACACATATCAGGACAACTGCTTCATCACGGGTTGGGGAGAGACAGAAG GTCACACGGACAGACGAATCCTACATGAGCTTCCCATACAGATACGGTCCCGGGACTATTGCCGGAAGGTGTGGGGAGACACATACGTGGAGCACTCACACATCTGTGTCGGAGACGGGGACACAGGGGCCTGCCAG GGCGACTCGGGTGGTCCGTTAGTCTGCCGCCGGCGGGGACGCTATTACGTGGCGGGACTGGCTTCCTGGGCCGTGGTTGGCTGCAGAAGAGCGGGTTATCCTAACGCTTTCACACGGGTCTCCAACTTCGTCACGTGGATCGAGGAAACGATAGAAAGGAATTGA